The Amycolatopsis nigrescens CSC17Ta-90 genomic interval CCAGCGCGGACGGGGTCAGCGCGGCCACCATCGCGCGCGCCTCGGCCAGGTTCTCCCGCGCGGTGCGGGCGGTCAGCTCCAGATGCCGCCTCGCCGCCGCCGGCTCGGTGTCCATTTCGGACTCCGCGGCCTGCGCCAGCGTCACGATGCTGGTGAAGCCCTGCGCCAGCGTGTCGTGGATTTCCCTGGCGAGGCGCTCCCGCTCGGCCGCGGTGCCCGCCTCGTGGGAGAGCATGGCCACTTCCGCCCTGCTGGCCTCCAGCTTCTCGATCAGCTCGGCGCGTTCCTTGCTCTGCTGCACCACGCGTTGCAGCCAGAAGCCGATGAACACGCCGAACAGCGCCAGGATCGCGGTCATCGGCAGCAAGGTGGCCAGGTCCGGCTCGCGCACCCCGTGCTTGATGATCACCGAAGCCGGCGGCAGCAGCACCGCCAGCGTGGTGACCACCGTGGCCGGCACCGCCGGTAGCGTCAGGTAGAGCATCGGGCAGACCGCGAACAGGACGAATCCGCCGTTCGGGTCGGCCAGCACCGCCACCACGGTCAGCGCCACCAGCACCGCGGCGAACCAGCGGTCCCCGCGCCGCTGCTCGTCGGCCATGGTGATCCGGCGGCCGGCCAGCAGGTAGCTCAGCGCGATCGCGGCCACCGCCCCGGTGGCGACCAGCCGGTCACCGGCCGGGTTCGGGTAGCCCAGTACGAGCCAGAAAGTGGCGGCGAAGTCGATCGCGAAGAACGCGTCCCACAACCAGTACCAGCGCCGCCACGCGTCCGGCGTCACCGATCCCGGTCGGTCCAGCGGAAGCTCAGCCGGCACAGCACCAGCCCGGCCACGCACCAGCCGCCGAGCACTAGTGCGACCTTCCCGAGCTCCCATTGCCCCGCCATCTCGTAGACCACCATCGAATCCGGCAGGAACACCGAGCGGAAGCCCTGGCAGATCCACTTCACCGGGAAGAACGATGCCACGTCGACCATCACCCCCGGCAGGCTGGTGATCGGCGTGACGAACACGCCGGAGACGAACTGCAGCCCGAGGTAGATCAGGTTCATCACCGCGGACGCGCCGTTCACCGACCTGGCCAGCGAACTGGCCGCGATGCCGAGCAGCGAGCAGGCGATGATGCCGAGCGCGAACACCCAGCCGAAGGTCAGCCATTTCGCCGCCGTCGCGGGCAGGGTGAGGTCGAACAGCAGCGTCGCGGCGGTGAGCATCAGCAGCGCTTCGGCCAGGCTGGCCACCGCCACCAGCACGATCTTGCCGATGAAGTAGGAGCCGACCGGCATCGGCGTGCCGCGCAGCCGCTTCAGCGTCCCGTCCTCCCGGTCGGCGGCGACGCCGATGCCCATCGTGTTGAACGAGGTGGAGATGATGCCGGCGCCGATCATGCCGGCCGCCAGCACCTGGCTGGCGGTGACGCCGGTGCCTTGGTAGGAGTCCTTGAACATCGAGCCGAGCAGCACCATCAGGAAGGTCGGCAGGGCGAAGGTGAAGATCACCTGTTCCCGGTGCCGGAAGAACTCGGTCAGCTCGATCCGGCCGCGGGCGAGGCCGAGCGCGAGCGTGCCGGGCAGTGCCGCCACGGCCGCCGTGGTCCGCGTGTTCCTCGGTGCTCGCGGGGTGGTCACCGTGGTGCTCATCGCTGTGCTCCGATCAGTTCGAGGTAGGTGTCCTCCAGGCTCGGCCGGGTGACGGTCAGTTCGGCGAGCTCGCTACCCCCAGCAGAGAGCTCGTTGATCACCCGGGTCGGGGTCTGCGTGCGTACCTCCCGCGGTCCGCTCGCGTCGGTCCAGCGCACGGTCGCCCGCGCGCCGGCCCGGCCGCCGAGGTTGGCAGGGGTGTCTTCGGCGACGATCCGGCCGCGGGCGATCACCGCCACCCGGTCGGCCAGCGCCTCGGCCTCGTCCAGGTAGTGCGTGGTCAGCAGGATCGTGCTGCCCTCCGCGGCGAGCGCGCGGATCAGGTCCCAGAACTGCCGTCGTGCCTTCGGGTCGAAGCCGGTGGTCGGCTCGTCCAGGAAGATCAGCTCCGGCCTGCCGATGATGCCCAGCGCCACGTCCACCCGGCGACGCTGGCCGCCGGAGAGCGAGCGCACCTTGGCCTTGGCCTTCTCGGCTAGCCCGACCTGTTCGAGCACCTGCTCCGGGTCGCGCGGGTTCGGGTAGTAGCGGGCGAAATGCCGGACGGTCTCGGCCACCGTGAGCCCGGCCGCGTCCTGCGCGGTCTGCAGCACGATGCCCAGCTTCGAGCGCCAGGCGCGCCCGGCCGTGCCGGGATCCTCGCCGAGCACGGTGACCTCGCCGGCGGTGCGCCGTCGGTGTCCCTCCAGGATCTCCACCGTGGTGGTCTTGCCGGCCCCGTTCGGCCCGAGCAGCGAGAACACCTCACCGCGGTGAATCTCCAGGTCGATGCCGGCCACCGCGAGCTGGCCGGGGTACTCCTTGCGCAGGCCGCGCACTTCGATCGCGTTCATGCCCTCAGCCTGCTGCCGTCGGCTCGCCTCCGGGACGACCTCTCCACTGAATCCCGCTGTCCACCGTTCGATGGACACGCCCGTCCCGGCCGTGCGGAAGGTCGGAATCGCAGAGTTTCCCGTGGAACCAAACGATTCCACGGCGAAACCGAGTAGCTGAGCGCGATCGGGAGCAGCCAACTCGGTGACCGGAACCGCCAACACGGTGACGAGGGCGGCCAACACGGTGATCCGCGCTTATTGACAAACTGTCTAACATGACAATATGTCTCATACGTGGGTGACGGCCAGCGACGGTGTGCGCCTCTCGGTGCGGGCGACCGGCCCGGAAGACGCGCCGGTGCTGATAGCCGTGCACGGCTATCCGGACAACTCCTCGATGTGGGACGGGGTGGTGGCCGAGTTCGGCGACCGCTACCGCGTGGTCGTCTACGACGTTCGGGGAGCGGGCGAATCGGACAAGCCGCGCGGCCGTCGCGCCTACCGGCTGGACCAGCTGGAGCGCGACCTCGCTGCGGTGGCGGAACACGTCGCGCCCGGCGGCCGGTTCCACCTGCTGGCGCACGACTGGGGCTCGATCCAGGCATGGCAGGCGGTCACCGGTGACCTGCTGCGCGGTCGGATCGCCTCGTACACCTCGATTTCCGGGCCGAGCCTTGATCACGCCGGCGCCTGGTTCCGCGCCCAGCTGCGGCCGAGCCCGCGCGCGTTGCGGCACGCGCTCGGCCAGTTCCTGCACTCCGGCTACATCGCCTACTTCCAGCTCCCGCTGATCCCGGAACTGGTCTGGCGGCTCGGCCTGATGGGCAGGCTGATGCGGGTGCTGGAGCCGTCCGCGGGCAGCCCGGTCGCTTCGGACGGCGTGCACGGGCTCAATCTCTACCGCGCGAACATTTTCTCCCGGATGGTGCGGCCGGCGCCGCGGCAGGCGGACATTCCGGTGCAGGTGCTCGCGCCCACCGGCGATTCGTTCGTCGGCACCCCGATGCAGACCGAAATCGAGCGCTGGGTACCGCAGCTGCGGGTGCGCAAGGTGGTCGGCAGCCACTGGATCACCAGGAGCAAACCCGAGCTGATCGCCCGCGCCGCTGGTGAGCTGATCGACCACGTCGAGGGCGGCGAAGAGCCGCGAAGCCTGCGACGGGCCAGGGTGAACGACACGAAGCGCGGGCACTTCGCGGACCAGTTGGTGGTGGTGACCGGGGCCGGCAGCGGGATCGGGCGCGCCACCGCGCTGGCCTTCGCCGAGCAGGGCGCCGACCTGGTGCTCACCGACATCAACAAGGACGCGGCGAGCGAGACCGTGAAACTGGTCCGCGCCAAGGGCTCCGCGGCCACTGAGTACAAAGTGGACTCATCGGACGGGGATGCGGTGGCGGAGTTCGCCAAGCAGGTCCGGGCCGAGCACGGGGTGCCGGACATCGTGGTGAACAACGCCGGCATCGGCATGTCCGGCCCCTTCCTGGACACCTCGCAGGCGGACTGGGAAAAGGTCATCGACGTCAACCTGTGGGGCGTGATCCACGGCTGCCGTGCCTTCGCCGAGCAGCTGGTGGAGCGCGGCGAGGGCGGGCACATCGTGAACCTCGCTTCCGCCGCCGCGTACCTGCCGTCGCGGACGCTGCCCGCTTACGCCACCACGAAGTCCGCGGTGCTGATGCTGACCGAATGCCTGCGCGCGGAACTGGCCGCGCACGGGATCGGGGTGACCGCGATCTGCCCCGGCATCGTGCACACGAACATCACCAGCACCACCAGGTTCGTCGGCGTGGACCAGGTGGAGCAGCGGCGGCGGCAGAAGTCCGCGACGAAGCTGTACGGCAAGCGGAACTTCGGCCCGGAGAAGGTGGCCGCTGACATCCTGCGGGCGGTGCAGAAGAACACCGCGCTCGCCCCGTCCACGCCGGAGGCGAAGGCGGCACTGGTCGCCTCCCGGCTGACCCCCGGCCTGCTGCGGGCGGCCGCGAAACGGGACGTCACCCCTTGAGCGTGTCCCGCAAACCGCGCCGGATGACCAAGGAGGCCAGGCGGGAGGGGCTGATCGCGGCGGCACTGGAGCTGTTCGGCGAGCGCGCGCCGGAACTGGTCACCGTGGACGACCTGATCGTCCGCGCGGACATCTCCCGGCCGTTGTTCTACCGGTACTTCTCCAGCCTGCACGAGCTGCGGCTGGCCGCGCTGCGCAAGGTCACCGACGGCCTGATCGACCGGCTGGCGGAACTGGCCGAAGGGCCGCCGCTGGACCGGCTGCGCGCCGCGGTCCGCGGCCTGATCGAGGTCGCCGACGAGTACCAGGCCGGTTATGTCGCACTGCTGCGCGGCGGTTCGGTGATCGCCACTTCGGACACGGACGCGGTGGTGGACCAGGTGCGCAACCGCTCGGTGCGGCTGATCCTGGACGCGACCGGCGTCACCGAGCCGTCGCCGCTGCTGCTGCTCACCCTGCGCTGCTGGATCGCGGTGGTCGAGGGCACCCTGCTGAGCTGGCTGCAGGAGCGCACCGTTCCGCGCGAGTCGCTGGACGGCTGGCTGGTCGATCAGCTCGTCGCCATGGTCGCCGCCACCGCCCAACACGACCCCTCCGCCGCCGCGCTACTCCCCACCGGCAAATAGCCGGCTTTTTGCCCTCACGCGAACGAGCCCAACGTGACGTTTGGCCGCTAGAACGAGCCGAACGTCACGTTGGGCCGTGACGGGTGGGGCTGGTGGGATCAGAGTGCGGTGACGGTCGGCCAGCCTTCGACCTCCTGCGGGCTGCGCGGGCCGGGGCCGACGTACTTCGCGGACGGGCGCACCAGGCGGCCGGTCTGCTTCTGCTCCAGGATGTGCGCGGCCCAGCCGGCGGTCCGCGCGGAGCTGAACATGGCCGGCATCATGTGCGTCGGCACCTTGGCGAAGTCCAGGATCACCGCCGCCCAGAACTCCACATTGGTCTCGATCGGCCGGTCCGGCCGCCGCTCGCGCAGCTCGGCCAGCGCGGCCTGCTCCAGCGCGGCGGCCACCTCGTACCGCTCGGCGCCGAGCTCGCGGCAGGTCCGGCGGAGCACCCTGGCGCGCGGGTCCTCGGCGCGGTACACCCGGTGGCCGAAGCCCATCAGCCGCTCCCGGCGGTCCAGGATGCCCTTGACCACCCCGGCCGCGTCGCCGGTGCGCTCCGCCTCGGCGATCATCGGCAGCACCCTGGCCGGCGCGCCGCCGTGCAGCGGGCCGGACATCGCGCCGATCGCGCCGGACAGCGCGGCGGCAACGTCGGCCCCGGTGGAAGCGATCACGCGAGCGGTGAAGGTGGACGCGTTCAGCCCGTGCTCGGCGGCGGAGACCCAGTACGCGTCCACGGCCTTCACGTGTGCCGGGTCCGGCTCGCCGCGCCAGCGCACCATGAACCGCTCGGTGATCGTGTTCGCTTCGTCCACCCTGGACTGCGGCACGGCCGGCACCCCGATCCCGCGCGCGGACTGGGCGACATAGGACAGTGCCATCACCGAGGCGCGGGCGAGCTGGTCGCGGGCATCGGCGTCGGAGATGTCGAGCAGCGGCTGGTAACCCCAGATCGGCGCCAGCATGGCCAGCGCGGACTGCACGTCGACCCGGACGTCGCCGGTGTGCACCGGGATCGGGAATGCCTCTGCTGGCGGCAGTCCGTGCCCGAACCGGCCGTCCACCAGCAGACCCCACACGTCGCCGAAACTCACCTTGCCGGCCAGGTCCTCGATGTCCACGCCGCGATATCGGAGGGCGCCGCCGTCGCGGTCGGGTTCGGCGATCTCGGTGCGGAAGGCGACCACGCCTTCCAGACCAGGCCGGAACCCGTCGTCCGGTTCAGCGGACTCTTCGACCGTGGAAGTGGATGCGGGCGCTGACGTAGTCATTGATCAGACCTTTCGATGCGCGTTCCCGAAAACTTGCTTGTGGCGCGCACGGGTGACGCGCAGGGGCGCGCACCATCGCACGAGTGAGACAAACCTTGCTCCTATGACGGTCGAGTATCAATCGAAAGATGCGGTGGTTTCGGTCACGATTACGAGAACGATTCAGTGCGGACGGGGGCGATCACCGGAATCATTCCCGCTAGATGATCGAGCCGCAGGTCGGCGGCGCGGACCGGCCAGGTAAATCCTGGGTTTCCAGGACGCGCGAGCCACCCGAAGCGGTGATAAACCTTTGTCATGCATCTTTCCCCGCAAGAACGGGACAAGCTGCTCGTGCACGTGGCCGCCGACGTGGCGCGCCGGCGGCTCGAGCGGGGCCTGCGGCTGAACTATCCGGAAGCCGTTGCCCTGATCACCGACCACGTGCTGGAAGGCGCGCGGGACGGGCGCACGGTGAGCGAGCTGGTCGCCAGTGGCCGCACCGTGCTGACCAGCGCGCAGGTCCTCGACGGGGTGCCGGGGATGGTGGATTCGGTGCAGGTCGAGGCGACCTTCCCGGACGGCACGAAGCTGGTCACCGTGCATGACCCGATTGTGTGAAAGGTGCGCGATGCGCCCAGGAGAGATCATTCCGGCGGACCTGCCGGTGCCGCTGAACCCCGGTAGGCCGCGGACCCGGCTGCGCGTGCGCAACACCGGTGACCGGCCGGTCCAGGTCGGCTCGCACTACCACTTCGCGCAGGTGAACCCCGCGCTCGACTTCGACCGGGAAGCGGCGCGCGGGCTGCGGCTGCACGTGCCGGCCGGCACGTCGGTGCGCTTCGAGCCCGGCATCGAGCGCGAGGTCGAGCTGGTGCCGCTGGCCGGTCGCGGCGAGGTACCCGGGCTGCGCAAGGACATGCCGTGAGCGAGATCGACCGGGCGCGTTACGTGGAGCTGTTCGGCCCGACCGTCGGCGACCGGATCCGGCTGGCCGACACCGAGCTGCTGATCGAGGTCACCGAGGACCGCAGCATGGGCCCGTCGTCCGGGGACGAGGTGCTCTTCGGCGGCGGCAAGGTGATTCGCGAGTCGATGGGCCAGTCCGTGGCCACCAGGGCCGAGGGCGCGCCGGACCTGGTCATCACCGGGGTGGTGATCCTGGACCACTGGGGCGTGGTCAAGGCGGACGTCGGTGTCCGCGACGGCCGGATCGCCGGGATCGGCAAGGCGGGCAACCCGGACACCATGGACGGGGTGCATCCGGCGCTGGTGATCGGGCCGTCCACCGAGGTGCTGGCCGGCAACGGGAAGATCCTCACCGCCGGCGGGGTGGACTGCCACGTGCACTTCATCTGCCCGCAGCTGACCGAGACCGCGCTCGCGTCCGGACTGACCACTTTGGTCGGCGGCGGCACCGGACCGGTCGAGGGCAGCAAGGCCACCACGGTCACCCCCGGCGCCTGGAACCTCGGCCGGATGCTGCAGGCGATGGACACCCAGCCGGTGAACGTGCTGCTGCTGGGCAAGGGCAACACGGTTCGCGCGGACGCGCTGCGGGAGCAGCTGCTGGCCGGTGCGGGCGGTTTCAAGCTGCACGAGGACTGGGGCAGCACCCCGGCCGCGATCGACGCCTGCCTCGGGGTGGCCGAGGAGTCCGGGGTGCAGGTGGCCATCCACACCGACACCCTGAACGAGGCCGGCTTCCTTGAGTCCACTTTGGACGCCATCGCGGGCAGGTCGATCAACGCCTACCACACCGAAGGCGCCGGCGGCGGGCACGCGCCGGACATCATCAGGGTGGTCGGCCAGCCGAACGTGCTGCCGTCCTCGACCAACCCGACCCGGCCGCACACCGCGAACACCCTGGACGAGCACCTGGACATGCTCATCGTCTGCCACCACCTCAACCCGTCGGTGCCGGAGGACCTCGCCTTCGCGGAGAGCCGGATCCGGCCGACCACGATCGCCGCCGAGGACGTGCTGCACGACCTCGGCGCGATCTCCATGATGAGCTCGGACTCGCAGGCGATGGGCCGGATCGGCGAGGTGATCATCCGGACTTGGCAGACCGCGCACGTGATGAAGCAGCGGCGCGGCGCGCTGCCCGGCGACGGCGCGGCGGACAACCTGCGGGCCCGGCGCTACGTCGCGAAATACACCATCAACCCGGCCATCGCGCACGGTATGGAGCGCGAGATCGGCTCGGTGGAGGTCGGCAAGCTGGCCGATCTGGTGCTCTGGGAGCCGAAGTTCTTCGGAGTGCGCCCGCACGTGGTGCTCAAGGGCGGATTCGCCGCCTTGGCCGCGATGGGCGACGCGAATGCGTCCATCCCCACCCCGCAGCCGGTGCTGGCCAGGCCGATGTACGGCGCCGCGCCCGCCGTCGCGGCGGCGAGCAGCCTGTACTTCGTCGCGCCCGAAGCGATGGGCTCCGGGGTGGCCGAGCAGTTCGGCATCACCCGCCCGCTGGCGCCGGTGTCGAACATGCGCGCCAGGACAAAGGCCGACATGGTGAACAACGACGCGTTGCCGGATGTGCGGGTGGATCCGGACAGTTTCGCGGTGCACGTGGACGGTGAGCTGATCGAGCCGCGGCCCGCCACCGAGCTACCGCTGGCCCAGCGGTACTTCCTGTTCTGATGGATGTGTACGCGATCCTGCTTGCCGATTCCCGCTTTCCCGGCGGCGGGCATGTGCACTCCGGCGGCCTGGAGGAAGCGGTGGCGCGCGGGCTGGTGGCCGAAGTGCGCGACCTGCCCGGGTTCCTGGCCGGGCGGCTGCGCACCGCGGGCGAGCTGGCCGCGGTGTTCGCCGCCGCGGCCGCGCACGCCGGGGCCAGAAAAGTCCATAGTGGACATTGGCGGTTGCTGGACGTCGAGCTGGACGCCCGCACGCCATCGGCCGCGCAGCGGGACGCGTCCCGCGCGCAGGGCCGCGGCACCGCGCGGGCGGGCCGGGTCGCCTGGCCGTCGCCGGTGCTGGACGGCCTGCTGCGCGTCACCCCGCGCCCGCATCATCCGGTCGTCCTCGGCGCGCTGACCGGGATCGCGGGCGGGTCACCGGCGGAGGCGGCGCTGGCGGTCGCTTATCTCGCGGTGAGCGGGCCCGCCAGCGCGGCGGTGCGACTGCTCGGGCTCGACCCGTTCGCGGTGAACGCGGTGGTCGCCGGTTTCGCGGACGAGCTGCGCGCGGTCGCCGGACGGGCCGCGGCGGCGGCCGGCGACGAACCGGCCACCCTGCCCGCGCCGGGTGCGCCGGCGCTGGACCTGCTTGCCGAAGCGCAGGTACGTCATCACAAGGAAGAGGTGCGTCTCTTTGCCAGCTGAGCACGGACACGGGCACGGACACGTGCATCCGGTCAACTTCGATCCCACGGTGGCCGAACCGGACCACTACGACGCCGCGCCGTCGCACGGCCGCGCCTACCGGATCGGCATCGGTGGGCCGGTGGGCAGCGGGAAGACCGCGCTGGTCGCCGCGCTCTGCCGCGCGCTGGGCGACGAGCTGAACCTGGCCGTGGTCACCAACGACATCTACACCACCGAGGACGCGGACTTCCTGCGCAAGGCCGGGGTGCTGGACAGCGACCGGATCGAGGCGGTGCAGACCGGTGCTTGCCCGCACACCGCGATCCGCGACGACATCACCGCGAACCTGGACGCGTCCGAGCGGCTGGAGGAGCGGTTCCCCGGCCTGGACCTGGTGATCATCGAGAGCGGCGGGGACAACCTGACCGCGGTGTTCAGCCGGGGCCTGGCGGACAGCCAGATCTTCGTGGTGGACGTGGCCGGCGGGGACAAGGTGCCGCGCAAGGGCGGGCCAGGGGTGACCACCGCGGACCTGCTGGTGATCAACAAGATCGATATCGCGCATCTGGTCGGTGCGGACATGGCGGTGATGACCTCGGACGCGCACCGGATGCGCGGCGAGCTGCCGGTGATCACGCAGTCCCTTGTGGACACTCCGGACGCGCCGGCGGTGG includes:
- a CDS encoding sensor histidine kinase; protein product: MPAELPLDRPGSVTPDAWRRWYWLWDAFFAIDFAATFWLVLGYPNPAGDRLVATGAVAAIALSYLLAGRRITMADEQRRGDRWFAAVLVALTVVAVLADPNGGFVLFAVCPMLYLTLPAVPATVVTTLAVLLPPASVIIKHGVREPDLATLLPMTAILALFGVFIGFWLQRVVQQSKERAELIEKLEASRAEVAMLSHEAGTAAERERLAREIHDTLAQGFTSIVTLAQAAESEMDTEPAAARRHLELTARTARENLAEARAMVAALTPSALDAGSLEDAVRRQADRLAEETGSRVRCEIAELPPLGMATDVVLLRAAQEALTNVRKHAHADSVSIGLSVVDDLVRLTVTDDGAGFVVAGETARFGLRGMRTRAEQVGGTLTIRSEPGAGTTVELEVPR
- a CDS encoding ABC transporter permease; the encoded protein is MSTTVTTPRAPRNTRTTAAVAALPGTLALGLARGRIELTEFFRHREQVIFTFALPTFLMVLLGSMFKDSYQGTGVTASQVLAAGMIGAGIISTSFNTMGIGVAADREDGTLKRLRGTPMPVGSYFIGKIVLVAVASLAEALLMLTAATLLFDLTLPATAAKWLTFGWVFALGIIACSLLGIAASSLARSVNGASAVMNLIYLGLQFVSGVFVTPITSLPGVMVDVASFFPVKWICQGFRSVFLPDSMVVYEMAGQWELGKVALVLGGWCVAGLVLCRLSFRWTDRDR
- a CDS encoding ATP-binding cassette domain-containing protein, which translates into the protein MNAIEVRGLRKEYPGQLAVAGIDLEIHRGEVFSLLGPNGAGKTTTVEILEGHRRRTAGEVTVLGEDPGTAGRAWRSKLGIVLQTAQDAAGLTVAETVRHFARYYPNPRDPEQVLEQVGLAEKAKAKVRSLSGGQRRRVDVALGIIGRPELIFLDEPTTGFDPKARRQFWDLIRALAAEGSTILLTTHYLDEAEALADRVAVIARGRIVAEDTPANLGGRAGARATVRWTDASGPREVRTQTPTRVINELSAGGSELAELTVTRPSLEDTYLELIGAQR
- a CDS encoding SDR family oxidoreductase, with amino-acid sequence MSHTWVTASDGVRLSVRATGPEDAPVLIAVHGYPDNSSMWDGVVAEFGDRYRVVVYDVRGAGESDKPRGRRAYRLDQLERDLAAVAEHVAPGGRFHLLAHDWGSIQAWQAVTGDLLRGRIASYTSISGPSLDHAGAWFRAQLRPSPRALRHALGQFLHSGYIAYFQLPLIPELVWRLGLMGRLMRVLEPSAGSPVASDGVHGLNLYRANIFSRMVRPAPRQADIPVQVLAPTGDSFVGTPMQTEIERWVPQLRVRKVVGSHWITRSKPELIARAAGELIDHVEGGEEPRSLRRARVNDTKRGHFADQLVVVTGAGSGIGRATALAFAEQGADLVLTDINKDAASETVKLVRAKGSAATEYKVDSSDGDAVAEFAKQVRAEHGVPDIVVNNAGIGMSGPFLDTSQADWEKVIDVNLWGVIHGCRAFAEQLVERGEGGHIVNLASAAAYLPSRTLPAYATTKSAVLMLTECLRAELAAHGIGVTAICPGIVHTNITSTTRFVGVDQVEQRRRQKSATKLYGKRNFGPEKVAADILRAVQKNTALAPSTPEAKAALVASRLTPGLLRAAAKRDVTP
- a CDS encoding TetR/AcrR family transcriptional regulator, whose product is MTKEARREGLIAAALELFGERAPELVTVDDLIVRADISRPLFYRYFSSLHELRLAALRKVTDGLIDRLAELAEGPPLDRLRAAVRGLIEVADEYQAGYVALLRGGSVIATSDTDAVVDQVRNRSVRLILDATGVTEPSPLLLLTLRCWIAVVEGTLLSWLQERTVPRESLDGWLVDQLVAMVAATAQHDPSAAALLPTGK
- a CDS encoding citrate synthase 2, translating into MTTSAPASTSTVEESAEPDDGFRPGLEGVVAFRTEIAEPDRDGGALRYRGVDIEDLAGKVSFGDVWGLLVDGRFGHGLPPAEAFPIPVHTGDVRVDVQSALAMLAPIWGYQPLLDISDADARDQLARASVMALSYVAQSARGIGVPAVPQSRVDEANTITERFMVRWRGEPDPAHVKAVDAYWVSAAEHGLNASTFTARVIASTGADVAAALSGAIGAMSGPLHGGAPARVLPMIAEAERTGDAAGVVKGILDRRERLMGFGHRVYRAEDPRARVLRRTCRELGAERYEVAAALEQAALAELRERRPDRPIETNVEFWAAVILDFAKVPTHMMPAMFSSARTAGWAAHILEQKQTGRLVRPSAKYVGPGPRSPQEVEGWPTVTAL
- a CDS encoding urease subunit gamma, whose product is MHLSPQERDKLLVHVAADVARRRLERGLRLNYPEAVALITDHVLEGARDGRTVSELVASGRTVLTSAQVLDGVPGMVDSVQVEATFPDGTKLVTVHDPIV
- a CDS encoding urease subunit beta — protein: MRPGEIIPADLPVPLNPGRPRTRLRVRNTGDRPVQVGSHYHFAQVNPALDFDREAARGLRLHVPAGTSVRFEPGIEREVELVPLAGRGEVPGLRKDMP
- a CDS encoding urease subunit alpha — its product is MSEIDRARYVELFGPTVGDRIRLADTELLIEVTEDRSMGPSSGDEVLFGGGKVIRESMGQSVATRAEGAPDLVITGVVILDHWGVVKADVGVRDGRIAGIGKAGNPDTMDGVHPALVIGPSTEVLAGNGKILTAGGVDCHVHFICPQLTETALASGLTTLVGGGTGPVEGSKATTVTPGAWNLGRMLQAMDTQPVNVLLLGKGNTVRADALREQLLAGAGGFKLHEDWGSTPAAIDACLGVAEESGVQVAIHTDTLNEAGFLESTLDAIAGRSINAYHTEGAGGGHAPDIIRVVGQPNVLPSSTNPTRPHTANTLDEHLDMLIVCHHLNPSVPEDLAFAESRIRPTTIAAEDVLHDLGAISMMSSDSQAMGRIGEVIIRTWQTAHVMKQRRGALPGDGAADNLRARRYVAKYTINPAIAHGMEREIGSVEVGKLADLVLWEPKFFGVRPHVVLKGGFAALAAMGDANASIPTPQPVLARPMYGAAPAVAAASSLYFVAPEAMGSGVAEQFGITRPLAPVSNMRARTKADMVNNDALPDVRVDPDSFAVHVDGELIEPRPATELPLAQRYFLF
- a CDS encoding urease accessory protein UreF encodes the protein MDVYAILLADSRFPGGGHVHSGGLEEAVARGLVAEVRDLPGFLAGRLRTAGELAAVFAAAAAHAGARKVHSGHWRLLDVELDARTPSAAQRDASRAQGRGTARAGRVAWPSPVLDGLLRVTPRPHHPVVLGALTGIAGGSPAEAALAVAYLAVSGPASAAVRLLGLDPFAVNAVVAGFADELRAVAGRAAAAAGDEPATLPAPGAPALDLLAEAQVRHHKEEVRLFAS
- the ureG gene encoding urease accessory protein UreG gives rise to the protein MPAEHGHGHGHVHPVNFDPTVAEPDHYDAAPSHGRAYRIGIGGPVGSGKTALVAALCRALGDELNLAVVTNDIYTTEDADFLRKAGVLDSDRIEAVQTGACPHTAIRDDITANLDASERLEERFPGLDLVIIESGGDNLTAVFSRGLADSQIFVVDVAGGDKVPRKGGPGVTTADLLVINKIDIAHLVGADMAVMTSDAHRMRGELPVITQSLVDTPDAPAVADWVRSLVPVTAG